A genomic region of Aspergillus oryzae RIB40 DNA, chromosome 1 contains the following coding sequences:
- a CDS encoding glutathione S-transferase (glutathione S-transferase) translates to MTDVNKGANITLYWLEQSRSQRIVWLFEELGLTYNLKTFKRTSEMLAPPELKKIHPLGKSPVITIETEQSEKPLVLAESGNITEYLCDHFGGEKLIPKRYPEGKEGAVGGETEEWMRYRYFMHYAEGTLMPFLVFQLVMDRMKDAPVPFFIKPIPRFVASKVEEAFLSRNIFGNFDFLEERLKTAPGGGPYLCGQQLTAADIMMSFPLIAASLRLPLKEKYPHLAKYVEMIQAEKGYQRAVKKVEEIDGKFQASL, encoded by the exons ATGACGGACGTAAACAAAGGCGCCAACATCACCCTCTACTG GCTGGAGCAATCCCGCTCCCAGCGCATCGTCTGGCTCTTCGAAGAACTAGGCCTCACCTACAACCTGAAGACCTTCAAGCGCACCTCGGAGATGCTGGCTCCCCCGGAGCTGAAAAAGATCCATCCACTGGGCAAATCGCCCGTCATCACCATTGAAACCGAGCAGTCAGAGAAACCGCTCGTGCTTGCCGAATCGGGTAATATCACCGAGTACCTATGCGACCATTTCGGCGGCGAGAAGCTCATCCCAAAGCGCTATCCCGAGGGCAAGGAGGGCGCTGTCGGCGGCGAGACGGAGGAATGGATGCGTTATCGGTATTTCATGCACTATGCTGAGGGTACTCTGATGCCGTTTTTGGTGTTTCAGTTGGTCATGGACC GTATGAAGGATGCCCCTGTTCCgttcttcatcaagcccaTCCCGAGGTTTGTTGCGTCAAAGGTTGAAGAGGCCTTCCTTTCTAGGAATATCTTTGGGaactttgatttccttgagGAGCGCTTGAAGACCGCCCCTGGTGGTGGACCGTATCTCTGCGGACAGCAGTTGACGGCTGCTGATATTATGATGAGCTTCCCTCTTATTGCGGCGTCGTTGAGATTGCccctgaaggagaagtatccCCATCTGGCTAAGTATGTGGAGATGATTCAGGCCGAGAAGGGCTACCAGAGggctgtgaagaaggtggaggagatcgatggGAAGTTCCAGGCTTCCTTGTGA
- the ugd1 gene encoding UDP-glucose dehydrogenase (UDP-glucose/GDP-mannose dehydrogenase) translates to MLAEKETHLMDIPSSPLGTSEGSLYEDSTPPTTPASSPLFGASRGDELASSSFPSSSATYNLSSEQRVHDIPGVATLWRSSEGQFKNVCVVGAGYVGGPTAAVLALHNPSIAVEVVDRDPRRIQRWKSRHPPVHEPGLDNVVRVARDGAEFVTASASIAAILGDAKRKPNLFFTCDSASSISRADMVFVAVNTPTKTFGLGAGKATDMTAVDEAVRQIALHAKPGAVIVEKSTVPCGTAQRIRQMFSTLRPEVPFEVLSNPEFLSEGSAIDDLVKPDRVLIGSSGTPAGRRVAAMLTSLYSTWVPASRILEINSWSSELSKLVANAMLAQRISSINSISAICEKTGAEVHQVAKAVGMDTRIGHQFLKAGLGFGGSCFRKDIASLTYLAESLGLDDVAEYWNQVNVMNVMQRNRFARKVIDRFEGNLHGRKIACLGFAFKKDTGDTRESLAADVVRLLMEERPMEIAIYDPYCQEEDILRELEVVLGTHTEKNSVVKVLADPYLACSQAHAVLVLTDCDQFRNVPTNPRGRSLLAYQSSIARADQEVYDSLAEVIMTPVKPEEETWTFNGISYRLVPQEDCAADCASCRSTSSRPATAEPLEWARIAYNLKEPKWVLDGRCFLDVREMEKLGIHLDTVGRRPGAIQSSDTTSVGI, encoded by the exons ATGCTCGCGGAAAAGGAGACACACCTGATGGACATTCCGTCTTCGCCACTGGGCACCTCGGAGGGGAGTTTGTATGAGGACTCAACACCTCCTACGACTCCAGCTTCGAGTCCTTTGTTCGGTGCCTCCAGAGGAGATGAGCTCGCCTCGTCAAgctttccatcttcatcagccacTTATAATCTCAGCTCCGAACAAAGAGTTCACGACATTCCCGGCGTCGCTACACTTTGGAGATCCTCAGAGGGACAGTTCAAGAATGTTTGCGTCGTGGGCGCGGGGTATGTAG GAGGGCCGACCGCTGCAGTCCTCGCGCTCCATAACCCATCCATCGCAGTCGAAGTCGTGGACCGAGACCCTCGTCGCATTCAGAGATGGAAATCGCGACATCCCCCAGTCCATGAGCCAGGCCTGGACAACGTTGTCCGCGTCGCGAGGGACGGCGCAGAGTTTGTGACAGCGAGTGCTTCTATTGCAGCCATCTTAGGGGACGCCAAGCGGAAGCCCAACCTATTCTTTACGTGCGACTCAGCTAGTAGCATATCTCGTGCTGACATGGTCTTCGTTGCGGTGAACACACCCACCAAGACCTTTGGGTTAGGCGCTGGAAAAGCTACCGATATGACAGCCGTCGATGAGGCCGTGCGACAGATTGCGCTCCACGCAAAACCTGGCGCAGTTATCGTGGAGAAGAGTACGGTGCCGTGCGGCACTGCTCAGCGTATTCGACAAATG TTCTCCACCCTTCGACCAGAAGTCCCCTTCGAGGTTCTCTCCAACCCAGAATTCCTATCCGAAGGCTCAGCCATCGACGACCTCGTCAAACCAGACCGCGTCCTCATCGGATCGTCAGGAACACCAGCAGGTCGTCGTGTAGCAGCTATGCTCACAAGCCTCTACTCCACCTGGGTGCCAGCATCGCGCATCCTCGAAATCAACTCCTGGTCATCAGAGCTATCCAAACTAGTAGCCAACGCCATGCTCGCCCAGCGGATCAGCAGCATCAACTCCATCAGCGCCATCTGCGAGAAGACCGGCGCCGAGGTCCATCAAGTAGCTAAAGCAGTGGGCATGGACACACGCATTGGACACCAATTTCTCAAGGCCGGTCTGGGGTTCGGCGGATCGTGCTTCCGCAAGGATATCGCCAGCTTGACCTATCTGGCTGAGTCCCTGGGGCTGGACGACGTCGCAGAATACTGGAATCAAGTCAATGTCATGAATGTAATGCAGCGGAACCGGTTCGCCAGAAAGGTGATTGATCGGTTCGAGGGCAATTTGCATGGTCGTAAGATTGCCTGTCTTGGCTTTGCATTTAAGAAAGACACGGGAGATACGCGTGAGTCTTTGGCTGCTGATGTGGTCCGGCTTTTGATGGAGGAGCGGCCGATGGAGATCGCTATCTATGATCCTTACTgtcaggaagaggatatcCTCCGTGAGCTGGAGGTGGTTTTAGGTACTCACACAGAGAAGAATAGTGTAGTGAAGGTTCTTGCAGATCCTTATCTGGCCTGTTCTCAGGCGCATGCAGTTCTGGTCTTGACGGACTGTGATCAGTTCCGCAATGTTCCTACTAACCCTCGGGGTCGTTCGTTGTTGGCCTATCAGTCATCTATTGCTAGAGCGGACCAGGAGGTATATGATAGTCTAGCTGAGGTCATTATGACTCCTGTCAAACCAGAAGAGGAGACTTGGACATTCAATGGAATATCCTACCGTCTTGTCCCACAAGAGGATTGTGCTGCTGATTGTGCATCTTGTCGCTCGACATCCAGCCGACCTGCAACTGCCGAACCGCTGGAGTGGGCGCGCATTGCTTACAACCTGAAAGAACCCAAGTGGGTGCTTGATGGCCGGTGTTTCCTGGATGTACGagagatggagaaattgGGCATTCATCTGGATACTGTTGGACGGCGGCCTGGTGCAATACAATCAAGCGATACCACCAGCGTTGGTATTTGA
- a CDS encoding glycosyltransferase family 4 protein (glycosyltransferase) codes for MASFTSKPDDFPKVLKGRRVLLTTESLGPINGVSRTTLSLVEYLRRNGVDLAVVAPQYQGFRYQAQDAADCRIPGYPLPYNPDLTIVYPFRLDTVYKQTFQPDILYVASPASLGFQILLQTRQLRKPPTVLLNYQTDLSAYSEIIFPAPLDRFAVWLLATVQGFLFSHPAVHTIFYPCSAVLNYLKDAGAPVERTVRLGRGVDTSLFNPTHRDNAYRKEIAPDGEIILVCVCRLAPEKGFEFLAEATIKLAEQKIPFKLMIVGGNRNPVVEARIHRLFDAVREHVIFTGFLTGQPLARAYASGDIFLHCSITETFGLVVLEAMASGLPVIARDQGGPSDIVQHQKTGYLVPPNDIRNFVGLVRDVSINSHLRSALSTSARRYAEETTWEKINNRVAWQMANAFEQRSAEESLGGSDEPVVANFMLPILEKLRLTLAVGLVYFMWLIAVVPLIIHGQRIVPRALELVHSMPVVGRCIRYRSR; via the coding sequence ATGGCGTCGTTTACTTCCAAACCCGATGACTTTCCTAAAGTTCTCAAAGGAAGGCGTGTTCTGCTGACGACAGAGTCACTGGGACCTATTAATGGGGTTAGTCGGACGACGTTGAGCTTGGTGGAGTATCTCCGGCGCAACGGTGTCGATCTGGCTGTGGTCGCACCGCAGTATCAAGGCTTCCGCTACCAGGCACAGGACGCAGCAGATTGCCGGATACCGGGATATCCTCTGCCATACAATCCAGACCTGACGATAGTGTACCCCTTTCGCTTGGACACTGTCTACAAGCAAACCTTCCAGCCAGATATCCTTTACGTCGCAAGCCCAGCGTCTCTAGGCTTCCAGATCTTGCTGCAGACCCGTCAACTTCGAAAACCACCGACAGTGTTGCTTAACTACCAAACAGACCTCTCAGCATACAGTGAAATAATATTTCCGGCACCTCTGGACAGATTCGCGGTTTGGCTCTTGGCCACAGTGCAAGGGTTCCTGTTCAGCCATCCAGCTGTACACACCATCTTCTATCCTTGTTCGGCTGTATTGAACTACTTGAAAGATGCCGGCGCTCCTGTCGAGCGCACCGTTCGACTGGGACGTGGCGTTGATACCTCGTTGTTTAACCCCACACACCGTGACAATGCATATCGAAAGGAGATTGCCCCGGACGGAGAGATTATTCTCGTCTGCGTGTGTCGCCTTGCACCAGAGAAAGGATTCGAGTTCCTAGCAGAAGCGACAATTAAGCTAGCTGAACAAAAGATCCCATTCAAGCTGATGATTGTGGGAGGCAATCGTAACCCGGTCGTTGAAGCCCGAATCCACCGTCTTTTCGACGCGGTGAGAGAACATGTCATCTTCACGGGGTTCTTGACCGGACAACCTCTTGCACGTGCGTACGCCTCAGGCGATATCTTCCTCCATTGCTCGATCACCGAAACCTTTGGACTAGTTGTGCTGGAGGCAATGGCCAGCGGGCTACCCGTTATCGCCAGAGACCAAGGCGGCCCGTCAGATATTGTCCAACATCAAAAGACGGGATACCTGGTTCCTCCAAACGACATACGCAATTTTGTTGGCTTAGTACGAGACGTTTCCATCAATAGCCATTTACGGTCTGCCCTTTCTACGTCTGCTCGGAGGTATGCAGAAGAGACAAcgtgggagaagatcaacaaccGAGTGGCCTGGCAGATGGCCAACGCATTTGAGCAGCGTTCTGCCGAGGAAAGTCTGGGTGGTTCTGATGAACCTGTCGTGGCTAATTTCATGTTGCCAATTCTGGAGAAACTGCGCCTTACTCTCGCTGTTGGACTTGTGTACTTCATGTGGTTGATTGCTGTGGTTCCTTTGATTATTCATGGACAGCGGATTGTCCCTAGAGCGTTGGAATTGGTGCATAGTATGCCGGTCGTTGGGAGGTGTATTCGGTATCGCTCTAGGTGA
- a CDS encoding GMC family oxidoreductase (choline dehydrogenase and related flavoproteins), translated as MRRAGLASFVLQSLVLHTNAVPSTQSDTYVSRVDARGFGDASFDYIVVGGGTGGNVIATRLAQKSLKVALVEAGGLYQLESVAAVPAADVLPVGSDPNTKALHDWGFVAEKVAGANGRSIHYARGKCLGGSSAMNFMIYQRPTRESMEQWATAVNDSSYTFDQVLPYYKKSVHFTPPNTKTRFANATTGFDAAAYDAQGGPLEVSYANYAMPFSTWMSRGMEAIGINETQEFNHGTLMGAQYCASTISPKDQLRSSSQASFLASIKAPSLTTYSNTLAKKVLFDKNKKATGVRVKGLLGNTFTLNAKKEVIISAGAFQSPQLLMVSGIGPRDTLEQHHIEVLADRPGVGRNMWDHPFFAPSYRVTVDTFTKIATNLLNLVKDFLNSSIMKTGPLTNPVADYSAREKIPDSLRSQFTSQTLKDLATFTSDWPEAEYISGAGYMGTVSNLLTDQPKDGYQYASMLGVLITPTSRGNITLKSADTSDLPIINPNWLDTKSDQEVAVAMFKRIRQAFQSEAMAPAVIGEEYHPGKRVQTDEQILEYIKDNVMTLWHAACTCKMGTSDDEMAVVDSQARVYGVEGVRVVDASAFPFLPLGHPQSSVYMLAEKISDLIINGSS; from the exons ATGCGTCGAGCTGGTCTTGCTTCATTCGTACTGCAGTCACTAGTCCTCCACACGAACGCTGTTCCGAGTACCCAGTCAGATACATATGTGTCTCGAGTGGATGCGCGCGGTTTTGGAGACGCATCATTCGACTACATTGTTGTCGGTGGCGGCACTGGTGGAAATGTCATTGCCACTCGACTGGCGCAGAAGTCATTGAAGGTTGCCCTGGTTGAGGCTGGTGGATTGTATCAATTGGAATCAGTCGCTGCGGTTCCTGCGGCGGACGTTCTTCCTGTCGGATCGGATCCCAATACCAAAGCTCTCCATGACTGGGGGTTTGTGGCAGAGAAAGTTGCCGGGGCTAATGGGCGATCGATCCATTATGCGCGGGGGAAATGCTTGGGTGGCTC ATCCGCCATGAATTTTATGATTTACCAACG ACCGACGCGCGAATCGATGGAACAATGGGCCACAGCTGTCAATGATAGCAGCTACACCTTCGACCAGGTTCTACCATACTACAAGAAAAGTGTACACTTCACACCACCAAACACAAAGACGCGCTTCGCAAATGCGACGACCGGTTTCGATGCAGCCGCGTATGACGCCCAAGGCGGTCCTCTCGAAGTATCGTACGCCAACTATGCGATGCCCTTTTCAACCTGGATGAGCCGCGGGATGGAGGCGATTGGGATCAACGAGACCCAGGAATTCAATCATGGGACTTTAATGGGTGCGCAGTATTGCGCTTCGACGATAAGCCCGAAAGACCAGCTCCGGAGCAGCTCCCAGGCTTCGTTCCTGGCATCCATCAAAGCGCCCTCCCTAACTACGTACTCGAATACCCTGGCTAAGAAGGTGCTCtttgacaagaacaaaaaggcCACTGGAGTTCGGGTTAAAGGCCTGCTGGGAAACACCTTCACCCTGAAcgcaaagaaagaagtgaTCATTTCTGCAGGCGCTTTCCAGTCCCCGCAGCTCTTGATGGTCTCTGGAATCGGACCGAGAGATACTCTAGAGCAACACCATATTGAGGTACTTGCTGATCGACCAGGTGTTGGACGGAATATGTGGGATCATCCATTCTTTGCACCTTCATACCGGGTTACTGTGGATACTTTCACTAAGATCGCGACGAATTTGCTAAATCTCGTCAAAGACTTTTTGAATTCCTCCATCATGAAAACAGGACCTCTGACGAACCCGGTTGCGGATTATTCGGCGAGGGAGAAGATCCCTGATAGCCTGCGGTCCCAGTTCACTAGCCAGACGCTGAAGGACTTGGCCACTTTTACAAGTGATTGGCCGGAAGCTGAG TATATCTCCGGCGCAGGCTACATGGGCACGGTCTCCAACCTCCTCACAGACCAACCCAAAGACGGGTACCAATACGCTTCCATGCTGGGTGTGCTCATCACCCCGACATCGCGAGGCAATATCACACTAAAATCAGCCGATACTTCCGACCTACCCATCATCAATCCCAACTGGCTCGATACGAAGTCCGATCAGGAAGTCGCAGTGGCCATGTTCAAGCGTATCCGCCAGGCATTCCAGAGCGAAGCCATGGCCCCCGCTGTCATAGGAGAGGAGTATCATCCCGGGAAACGGGTGCAAACTGACGAACAGATCCTGGAATATATTAAAGACAATGTGATGACGCTCTGGCATGCCGCTTGTACCTGTAAGATGGGCACttctgatgatgaaatgGCGGTGGTTGATAGCCAGGCCCGGGTGTATGGCGTTGAGGGGGTTCGGGTTGTGGATGCCAGTgcttttccattcctccctCTGGGACATCCTCAGTCGTCTGTTT ATAtgttggcggagaagatctcCGATCTTATCATCAATGGATCGAGTTGA
- a CDS encoding uncharacterized protein (permease of the major facilitator superfamily), with protein sequence MSYPIEKATPTTDSPQETSDVERCKSNEKNSEQSQQPTAERQKWYQWFAPTDTPAERRLILKLDGLIIVFLFLAHWAKVLDSSATSTAYVSGMKEDLKLYGNQLNYLNTVYMVGFITMQIPLTLAMTRCPVNYFLPAADLLWGVFTLAQYKASTVTQLYALRFFVGALGGFFFPAVQWYLGSWYKRSELARRGAIFFIASQVGSMSSGYIQAGAYARLDGRYGIEGWRWLYIICFACTIPIAFLGLCLLPSTPDRCNSRYLTQDEIRLAQERMAAEHREPRQPFTIPRIITILKGWRIWILVGFAFFFSQADGVSSNSGLSLWLKAENYSVESINTITTVSPAVTIVASIVCGVISDIYDAKVSLIAITALLNIFACLVLAIWKVPVGLKFFAFFLSGTADGIAAIIYAWANEICARSAEERALVISAMNTIGNTFGAWIPLFVWKTVDAPRYLIGYNWNLALDVCMLIMLFVLRYFWVREQRRDRA encoded by the exons ATGTCGTATCCGATTGAAAAGGCAACCCCCACCACCGACTCTCCGCAAGAGACGTCGGATGTGGAAAGATGCAAGTCAAACGAAAAGAACTCAGAACAGTCTCAACAGCCTACCGCAGAGAGACAAAAATGGTACCAATGGTTTGCGCCGACAGATACTCCAGCCGAGCGTCGTCTGATTCTCAAGCTGGACGGCCtgatcatcgtcttcctctttctggcCCATTGGGCGAAGGTGCTGGATTCGTCGGCGACGAGCACTGCCTATGTGAGCGGTATGAAAGAGGATCTAAAGCTGTATGGGAATCAGCTTAATTATCTCAATACGGTGTATAT GGTTGGATTCATCACGATGCAGATTCCTCTGACATTGGCG ATGACCCGCTGCCCGGTGAACTATTTCCTCCCGGCTGCAGATCTATTGTGGGGTGTTTTTACTCTGGCACAATACAAGGCCAGCACCGTGACCCAGCTTTATGCACTGCGATTCTTCGTCGGAGCCCttggtggtttcttttttcctgcTGTTCAATGGTATCTGGGCAGTTGGTATAAGAGGTCTGAGCTTGCGCGTCGTGGAgcgatcttcttcattgctAGCCAGGTGGGCAGTATGAGCTCGGGTTATATTCAAGCCGGTGCCTATGCACGACTGGATGGTCGGTATGGGATTgaaggatggagatggcTATACATCATCT GCTTTGCCTGTACTATTCCCATCGCCTTCCTCGGTCTGTGCCTACTCCCCAGTACGCCAGACCGATGCAACTCACGTTATCTCACCCAGGATGAGATTCGCTTAGCACAAGAGCGCATGGCCGCCGAACACCGCGAGCCCCGTCAACCATTTACTATTCCCAGAATCATCACCATTCTCAAAGGGTGGCGCATTTGGATCCTCGTCGggttcgccttcttcttctctcaagcTGACGGGGTCTCCTCGAATAGCGGCCTGTCCCTCTGGCTCAAAGCAGAGAATTATTCCGTCGAATccatcaacaccatcaccaccgtGTCGCCAGCCGTCACTATTGTCGCCTCGATTGTGTGCGGCGTGATATCCGATATCTACGACGCCAAGGTCTCGTTGATCGCTATCACTGCGCTTCTTAATATCTTTGCCTGCCTGGTGCTTGCGATATGGAAGGTTCCGGTAGGGCTGAAattcttcgccttctttctGTCAGGCACGGCGGACGGTATTGCGGCCATCATCTATGCGTGGGCGAACGAGATCTGTGCGCGCAGTGCAGAGGAGCGGGCCTTGGTTATTAGTGCCATGAATACTATTGGGAATACGTTTGGCGCTTGGATTCCTCTTTT TGTATGGAAGACGGTTGATGCGCCTCGATATTTAATTGGGTATAACTGGAATCTGGCACTGGATGTCTGCATGTTGATCATGCTGTTCGTGCTACGGTATTTCTGGGTGAGGGAGCAAAGGAGGGATAGGGCATGA
- a CDS encoding uncharacterized protein (predicted protein) yields the protein MSQTEEEDYTQFVQTQPPATIAACLRRDQLLCQENHLPSPLAMHLPTQPCELLDAISKHLIPDTTIPAPIRILQCQGIISGIKASVNQMSSIRTWTAEATEKGTGIIPTTKDFKSALRVLEYLQKYPSISMLTGTSPFPDVIASVKTQLAFEDGLRAVNHLHTAHKDSQLGSKASYKSRRPKRNCYMCHFEIRTDEAHDIYPSLCRPCGSFNLASSAISQPPNLDLAGKTALVTGGRINLGYETALRLLRCGASVIVSSRYPRDAVVRYAREVDFGAFSSRLRVVGADFRTARDAFRLVEVVKRLLDDWEGDGRETAGKALDILVNNAAQTLTDPVRSETRAIVREEQLEGEIGELGLIPDYGERYVPKLRGGVGSAWGGIEDQVRLQIAGSAEPESVEGHGMVQKGLGPDGMAEDDSKSSWTQRLDQIPYEDVISAQAVNAFVPLILCRELLPRMGATGKSSRPLGYIVNVSSREGILESRTKSASKAGHHVHTNMSKAALNMITETESEAAWKRHVAMNTVDPGYMSAAPECQRADGCPIGFEDGAARVLWPIAVGEREHRVIRGRFMKHFGHHDAIISRGI from the coding sequence ATGTCccaaacagaagaagaagactacACGCAGTTCgtccaaacccaacccccAGCCACAATCGCAGCATGTCTACGCCGCGACCAACTCCTCTGCCAGGAGAATCACCTCCCCAGTCCCCTAGCCATGCACCTCCCAACCCAACCTTGTGAGCTCCTGGACGCAATCTCCAAACACCTAATCCCAGATAccaccatcccagccccAATCCGCATACTCCAATGCCAGGGCATCATCAGCGGAATCAAAGCCTCCGTAAACCAGATGTCCTCCATCAGAACCTGGACAGCCGAAGCCACCGAAAAAGGAACAGGGATAATCCCCACAACCAAAGACTTCAAATCCGCACTTCGCGTGCTCGAATATCTCCAAAAatacccctccatctcaatGCTAACCGGCACAAGTCCATTCCCGGACGTGATCGCCTCCGTGAAAACGCAACTGGCATTCGAAGATGGTCTCCGCGCCGTGAATCACCTTCACACGGCCCATAAGGATAGCCAACTGGGCTCAAAAGCCAGTTACAAGTCCCGCAGACCGAAGCGGAATTGCTACATGTGTCATTTCGAGATCAGGACTGACGAAGCGCACGATATATACCCGTCATTGTGTCGACCGTGTGGGTCCTTTAACCTGGCTTCGTCGGCGATCTCACAGCCCCCGAATCTAGATTTAGCAGGGAAGACGGCCCTGGTTACGGGCGGGAGAATCAACCTCGGTTATGAAACTGCGCTGCGGCTGCTCCGCTGTGGAGCCAGCGTGATCGTGTCATCGCGCTATCCGCGGGACGCGGTGGTGCGGTATGCGAGGGAGGTGGATTTTGGGGCCTTTTCGTCGCGACTGAGGGTAGTGGGGGCGGACTTTCGCACGGCCAGAGATGCGTTTCGGCTTGTGGAGGTTGTGAAGCGGTTactggatgattgggagGGGGATGGCAGGGAGACTGCTGGCAAGGCGCTGGATATTCTGGTTAATAATGCGGCGCAGACGCTGACGGATCCTGTGCGCTCTGAGACGAGGGCCATTGTACGGGAGGAGCAGTTGGAAGGAGAGATTGGGGAGCTTGGGCTGATTCCGGATTATGGGGAGCGGTATGTGCCCAAGCTTCGGGGTGGAGTGGGCAGTGCTTGGGGGGGTATTGAGGATCAGGTCCGCTTGCAGATCGCAGGGAGCGCGGAGCCAGAGTCTGTGGAAGGTCATGGAATGGTGCAGAAGGGTCTGGGTCCGGATGGAATGGCGGAGGATGACTCGAAGTCGTCGTGGACTCAGCGTCTGGACCAGATCCCGTATGAGGATGTGATTAGCGCGCAGGCTGTGAATGCCTTCGTGCCGCTGATTCTATGTCGGGAGCTTTTGCCCCGAATGGGCGCCACGGGGAAGTCGTCTCGGCCTTTGGGATACATTGTGAATGTGTCCTCGCGGGAGGGAATCCTGGAGAGCAGGACCAAGTCTGCGAGCAAAGCTGGTCACCATGTTCACACGAATATGTCCAAGGCGGCGCTGAATATGATTACAGAGACGGAGAGTGAAGCGGCGTGGAAGCGGCATGTCGCTATGAATACAGTGGATCCAGGTTATATGAGTGCCGCACCAGAGTGTCAGCGGGCAGATGGCTGCCCGATTGgatttgaagatggtgctgCCAGGGTGCTGTGGCCGATTGCTGTCGGAGAGCGTGAGCATCGAGTGATCCGCGGACGGTTTATGAAGCATTTCGGACACCATGATGCTATTATATCGCGTGGAATATAA
- a CDS encoding uncharacterized protein (predicted protein), with amino-acid sequence MSLNNVITSLSTLPRELAHQILNDIRIWDILRLIIHNNAHINTDILTHPTLGRLVHHDLKTLDEIRPVADLYRTVCADHGLTAAPLTSPLALNTQTYKSDYQEIINYMHCRLRDELYLEPWKREVLAHYAHLPAVWDSSTIDGMVARWNAIQNAQEKLNKRKASQLHKAADLLEANPEILKKMIDPSQTPRKNIPHILQRLRGTEKQILRQSLLRGGALRGMSWFAYGHFPVVPFDRALGVVLRGLEGLGVEFGLGEDGADSRTSRKETRDLGEVGGSVRVVVEGLNFVYDGQDGGRLPRIDMDEGGGSWYFIPRGPVDALLYTKDGMEGQYEAHDEREIAWLEAFVEVYRYFEGQG; translated from the coding sequence ATGTCCCTAAACAACGTCAtcacctccctctccaccctCCCGAGAGAACTAGCCCATCAAATACTCAACGACATCCGCATCTGGGACATCCTCCgtctcatcatccacaacaATGCCCACATCAACACCGACATCCTCACCCACCCAACACTCGGCCGCCTTGTCCACCACGATCTAAAAACCCTAGACGAAATCCGCCCAGTAGCAGACCTCTATCGCACCGTCTGCGCAGACCACGGCCTCACCGCAGCACCTCTGACATCTCCCCTAGCCCTAAACACCCAAACTTATAAGTCAGACTACCAGGAAATCATAAATTACATGCACTGCCGCCTCAGGGATGAATTGTATCTAGAGCCCTGGAAACGGGAGGTCCTGGCTCATTACGCCCATCTCCCCGCTGTCTGGGACTCATCTACCATCGATGGCATGGTAGCACGCTGGAATGCCATCCAAAACGCACAGGAGAAACTCAACAAGCGAAAAGCGAGTCAGCTTCACAAAGCAGCGGATCTACTCGAGGCTAATCCcgagatcttgaagaaaatGATCGACCCCAGTCAAAcgccgaggaagaatatcccGCATATTTTGCAGCGGCTAAGGGGCACTGAGAAACAGATTTTACGGCAGTCGTTGCTTCGAGGGGGTGCGTTGAGGGGGATGTCGTGGTTTGCGTATGGGCATTTTCCGGTGGTGCCGTTTGATCGGGCTTTGGGGGTTGTTTTGCGGGGGctggagggtttgggggttgaaTTTGGGCTGGGGGAGGATGGCGCTGATTCGAGGACGTCGAGGAAGGAGACTAGGGACTTGGGGGAGGTCGGAGGGTCAGTTAGGGTTGTGGTTGAGGGGTTGAATTTCGTGTATGATGGTCAGGATGGGGGTCGGTTGCCGAGGATAGATATGGACGAGGGTGGGGGGTCTTGGTATTTCATTCCTAGGGGTCCGGTGGATGCGTTGCTTTATACCAAGGATGGCATGGAGGGGCAGTATGAGGCTCATGATGAGAGGGAGATTGCCTGGTTGGAGGCTTTTGTGGAGGTGTATCGGTATTTTGAGGGCCAAGGGTGA